The region CAAAGTTATTAGAAACTAAAGTAAGTACAGCAGAACTAAGCCCTAAAGCTGGCAAAAGCATAAGTTGTTCAACTCTCATTCCTATTCCAAAACCTGCTACTGCTTTAACTCCATATAATGATACAAAATAGATAAGAAGCATAGATCCAAAAGACATAATCATGATATTAGAACTAGATGGAAAACCTTGTACTAGTAAATCTTTATATATTTTTTTATTTGGATAAAAGTATTTTAAATTGTTGAAGTGTACAAGTTTTGTTTGAAGAACTTTATATAACATATAAATAGAGTTCATAAATTGTATTACAACCGTTGCAAAAGCTAAACCAGCTATTCCCATTGCTGGTATGGGTCCAAAGCCATAAAGAAATAAAGGGTTTAGTATTAAGTTTGCAAAGAAACCAACGATTAGAGTATTTCTATATGATTTTGTATCTCCTTTAGAGACTAAAATTGCATTAAAAGCATAATTTGTCATAAAGAAGATTGTACCTGCTAAAATCACATTGATATAGTCTAATCCCAATTGTAAATAATCATCACTAGCCCCTAATACTTTTAACATAAAAGGTGCTAACAATAAGCCTATTGCTGTAAGAACAAGTGCTAATAATTGCATAAACAATATACCTTTGTGGGCATATAGTGATGCAAGAAATTTTTTACTTCTTCCTGAGGCATTTCCTATTAAAGCAGTAATTGCAGCTGAAAAACCATATCCTAAGCCTGTAACCATAAAAAAAATCATAAATGATAAAGATAGGGCAGAAATAGCCTGTGTAGAGATTTGTCCTGCATAAAATATATCAACAACATTGTACATAGTATTAAAAAACATTCCTGTACTAGCAGGAAGTGCTATTTGCTTTAATAACGAGGGAATATCGTCATTTAATAAATATTTTGAATCTGTTTTCATAATTTCTCGATAATAATATAAAAGTAAATAAGACTGAATTAGTCCTAAATTGTTTTGGAATACTAACTAAATAAAGTTTAAAAAGATTTAGAATAGAAGATTAATCTTCTATCCTAATCATAGCAGGTTTTGCAGTTACTACTTTTGTTTCTTCAATTGTTTTAAGTGCGTCAACTATATTTTTTTCAACTGATGTGTGAGTTGATAATAAAATATGTGCACAAGTTCTATTTAGAGGTTTTTGAATCATTTTTTCAATAGAGATATTTCTTTCCCCTAAAATAGTGGCAATTTTTGCTAAAACGCCTGCTTTATCTTCAACTCTAAGTCTTAGATAATATTTTGTTTCGATGTTGTCTTTTGACATTAGTTTTAGGTTTTTACCATGTGGTTTTTCAAAACCTAACATTGGAGAACCTTTTCCACGTCTAGCAATATCAATAATATTTGCAACTACAGCTGATGCTGTAGCATCACCACCAGCTCCAGCTCCATAATACATAGTTTCACCAACTTTGTCTCCTATTACAGAAACACCATTCATAACGCCATCAACTTTTGCGATCATCTCTTCTTTTGGAATAAGAACAGGGTGAACTCTAAGCTCAATCTCATTTTCAACTTTTTTAGCAATTGTTAATAGCTTAATTGAGTAGTTAAACTCATTTGCAAAATCAATATCTTCAGGTGATATATCTTGAATACCTTCAATCAAGATATCTTCAGGTTTCGCATCAATTCCATAGGCAATAGAACCAAGAATAAGAAGTTTATGTGCTGCATCAAATCCACCAACATCAAATGTTGGGTCTGCTTCTGCATAACCTAAGTCTTGAGATTCTTTTAAAATAGTATCGTAATCTATACCTTCACCAATCATTTTTGTAAGCATATAGTTACAAGTACCATTCATGATACCTCTGATTGATTGGATATTATTTGCTGTTAATCCATCTCTTAAAGCATTAATAATTGGAATACCACCTGCTACTGCAGCTTCATATTCAAAAGCTGTATCCCCAGCTATTTCTTGAAGCTCATATCTATGATAAGCAAGAAGTGCTTTATTTGCAGTAACTACAGCTTTACCTTTTTCTAAAGCTTTCTTTACTATTTCGTAAGGTTTTTCAATACCACCCATAAGTTCAACAATAACATCAATTGAGTCATCATTTAAAACTTTTTCAACATCGTCTGTTAATTCGATTGTTACATCTCTTTTTTTACTAAGACTACTAACAACACCTACTGCAGGCACAATTTCACAACCAGCTCTTGCTGTGATAATATCTTTATTGTCTCTTAAGATATTTGCAACACTAGCTCCAACAGTTCCTACTCCGATTATTCCTATTTTCATAAAATTTCCTATAAACTATTTAAATATTTTTTTATGTTTTTTGCAGCTTGTCTGATTCTTTTTTCATTTTCAATCAGGGCTATTCTTACATATTGGTCACCATAATGACCAAAACCAATACCTGGGCTTACTGCAACTTTAGCTTCTGTTAGAAGCTGTTTAGAAAACTCCATACTTCCAAGGTGTCTTGCCTTTTCTGGAATTTTTGCCCAAATAAACATTGAAGCATTTGGAACACTCATATCCCAACCAGCATCTTTAAATGCTTCAACCATAATATCTCTTCTTTTTCTATATTTTTCAGTATGCTCTGCAACACAATCTTGTGGTCCATCAAGTGCAACGGTAGCTGCAACTTGAATAGGGGTAAACATACCATAGTCAAGCCAAGATTTGATTCTTTTTAAAGCTCCAACAAGTTTTTCATTACCTACTATGAAACCAACTCTCCATCCTGCCATATTGTATGACTTAGATAAAGTAAATGACTCAACAGCAACTTCAAGTGCACCTTCAGCTTGGAAGATTGATGGAGTTTTATAACCATCAAAAGTGATATCTGCATATGCAATATCAGAGATGATATAAAATCTTTCTTGTTTTGCCAAATCAACTAATCTTTGGTAAAACTCAGGTGTAACTGTGGCACAAGATGGGTTGTGTGGGAAGTTAACCAATACATATTTTACTTTTGGAATTGATTCTCTTAATGTTTTATTTAATCTTTCAAAAAACTCATCTTCATCAACTTTGAAGCTTTCTTCATCAAATGGTAATTCAAAATTGTGAATTGCTCCACCTGCAAGCATAAATGCATATGAGTGAATAGGGTAAGTTGGATCTGGAACAACTGCTACGTCACCAACATTTACAATTGCTTGAACTAGGTGAACATACCCCTCTTTACTTCCCATAGTTGCAACTGCGTGTTTATTTGGATCTAAATAATCAACCCCATATTTTCTTTTATACCAGTTACAAATTGCAAGTCTTAGTTTATAAATTCCCGCACTTGCACTATATCCATGGTTTTTTGGTTTTGTTGCTGCTTCAATTAACTTATCTGTTATATGTTGAGGTGCAGGACCATCTGGGTTACCCATTGAGAAATCTATAATATCCTCACCGGCTCTTCTTGCTTCCATTTTAATATTATTAACTTCTGCAAACACATAGTTTGGAAGTCTTTTCATTCTTTCAAATTCGATCTCTGGAAACATTTTTTTTACTCCTTAATTATTACACTTAAACCACGCTTTATATTTGCTAGCGTGTAAATATCATCTATTTTTATATAATTAGTCTCTTCTGGAATTTCTAATAGAAGAGAATCCTTCTTTTCTTCTGCTTTTACGATAGCTAGAATATCTAGATGTTTATCATAAAAAACCACTTGAGGAAACCATTCATTACCATATTTTGAAATTATGTTAATAATCTTTGCATTTTCTATTTTAATAAAATACGGACTTAACGGTTTCCTGAAATTTACCCTCTCATTGTTTGTAATTGTATACGCATTTGAAAGGATAGAGTTAGATGTATCAATCTCATACACCCACTTTACAAACCCCTCTTGTTTGATATCAACAAATTTGCAATTGTTTTTTGCTAATTCCTTTGATAACATAAGAGGGTCGATGGCGGCCTCGGTTTTTAGGTTAATTGTCCATCTAATAACTTTATTTTCTTCGTAAATTAACTCTTTTGTAAAATAGTGATAATATCCCAATGCTGTTAAAGAATCAGAAATGATTTTCATAGATTTAATAGGATCGTTAGAGATTTTAAAAGTTATTGAAATATCTTCTGGTCTATCTAATCCAACCTTTAGTAATCCATTTTCCTTAAGTTTCTCCATTACTGTAATATAATTAACACTTCCATCTGAATAAAATGCAGAGTTTTTTTGAAATAAATAGTCTATTAAACTTCTATTTTCATTAAACTCTTTATATCCTATAATATTTTGAATCTTATCATCCAAAACAGAAGCATTCAACACTATTACACTAATAAAAAGTAAACTTAATTTTTTTATCATTTTCCACTCTTATTTTTTTAAGTTATAAATTAATATTCCACCAGCAACAGATACATTTAAAGAATCAAAGTCATTTGACATCTTTATTGAAATCTTTTGATCAAGCTTTTTTATCATCTTGTTTGAAAGGCCATCACCTTCACTTCCAAGCACTAATGCCGTTTTCTCACAATTGTTTTCAAAACCTTTTAAGTCAATACCATCCATAGATGCTCCAAAAAGTTTGAATCCATTTTGTTTTAATTCATTGGCTACATCCAATGAGTTTGGATTATGACAAAAGGAAATATCAAAAAGTGCTCCGCTACTAGTTCTTGCTATACCTTCAAAGTTTAGTTGTCTTACATTGCTTGCAATTATTGTATTTACACCCAAAGAGTAAGCTGTCCGACAAATTGCTCCAATATTTCCAACGTCAGTAAGTCCATCTAAAACAATAACAAAATCTGAATCTTTGATATCTTTTAAAGATGAAGTTTCAAACTCTTTTAGTCTTAGAAAAAATCCTTGGTGGTTTCCACCTTTTGCTAAACTTTGTGCTTTTTTATTATCAAGCTTTATAATTTTTTTATTTAGACTTGTAAATCTTTTAAATAGTTTTGGTTCAATATCTTTTGAAAACATAACTTCTTCTATAAGATTTGGATGTCTATCAAGTACGTAGAGTACTACTTGTTTTCCGTATATAATCATGGGCTAGATTTTATCTAAAATTTGTTGATAATTCACTTTTAAATGGAAATAATATTTACTAATAATAGAATATATAAAAATTTTTTTATTGAGATAGTTGATTATATATCTCTTTTACACTTTTCCCTGTAAGTTTAGCTATTAGTTTTGCTTTTATTTTTGGTGCTAAATCAAGCTCTTCTATATCTGAAAGCTCTAGATTTTCACCTTTTGTTTTTGTAGGTTCAATTATTATAACCCATTCACCTTTTATATTTTCATTTTTAAATTGTTCAAAAAGATTTGAAGCAGTATCTTTATAAATCTTTTGGTGAAGTTTAGTAAGCTCTTTTGCTAAAAAAAGTGTTCTATTTTCATCTATATTTTTAATCTCTTCTAATGTTTTTAAAAGTCTATGTGGTGATTCATAAAGTATAGGTAAAATTGAGCTTTGCATAACTTGTGAAAGTTTTTGGTGTCTCTCTTTTCCTTTGTGAGCTAAAAATCCATAAAATGTAAATTCTGTTTGTTCAAATCCACTCATCGCAAAAGCTGTCAAAACTGCATTTGCTCCAGGAATAACATCATAAACGATATTATTTTGAATACAAAACTCTACAAGTGAAGCTCCAGGATCTGATACACAAGGCATCCCTGCATCACTAACATATACAATATTTTTTTCAAAATCTTCTGATGTTAAAGTTTTTAGTATCTGTTTTTCGTTGTGTGAATGAAATGATTTAAAATCACTACAGTTGAATTGTAAATTTTCTCTTTGGGATAAAAGTTGAAGAAGTTTTTTTGTAACTCTTGTGTCTTCACAAAAGATTAATTCCGCATCCAATAGGGCAGTGATTGCTCTTTTAGAGATATCCTCTAAATTTCCTATTGGGGTTGGAACTAAAGTTAACACTTGCTGTAAGCTAGAATTATTTTTTAGCGTATTTAGCTTTGAATTTTTCTACTCTACCAGCAGCATCAACAATTTTGTGCTCACCAGTGAAGAATGGGTGGCAAGCTGAACAAATGTCGATTCTCATTGACTCAACATTTGATTTTGTTTCAAATGTGTTTCCGCAAGCACAAGATACTGTACAAGCTTTGTAATCTGGGTGAATATCTTTTTTCACTTGATTTTCCTTAGTTTGGTTAATGTCTAATAAAAGGTCGAATCTCTTGCCGCCCTTTACTAAACTCTTAAAATGAAATCGGATTATATCTAAAAAAACTTAAGTATCTCTGAATTTAAGTTTTCTATAAAGTTTGAAGTTTTTTCTTTAAATTGACCCTTGTTGAAAGT is a window of Halarcobacter sp. DNA encoding:
- the rsmI gene encoding 16S rRNA (cytidine(1402)-2'-O)-methyltransferase yields the protein MLTLVPTPIGNLEDISKRAITALLDAELIFCEDTRVTKKLLQLLSQRENLQFNCSDFKSFHSHNEKQILKTLTSEDFEKNIVYVSDAGMPCVSDPGASLVEFCIQNNIVYDVIPGANAVLTAFAMSGFEQTEFTFYGFLAHKGKERHQKLSQVMQSSILPILYESPHRLLKTLEEIKNIDENRTLFLAKELTKLHQKIYKDTASNLFEQFKNENIKGEWVIIIEPTKTKGENLELSDIEELDLAPKIKAKLIAKLTGKSVKEIYNQLSQ
- the rpmE gene encoding 50S ribosomal protein L31 encodes the protein MKKDIHPDYKACTVSCACGNTFETKSNVESMRIDICSACHPFFTGEHKIVDAAGRVEKFKAKYAKK
- a CDS encoding MATE family efflux transporter, whose translation is MKTDSKYLLNDDIPSLLKQIALPASTGMFFNTMYNVVDIFYAGQISTQAISALSLSFMIFFMVTGLGYGFSAAITALIGNASGRSKKFLASLYAHKGILFMQLLALVLTAIGLLLAPFMLKVLGASDDYLQLGLDYINVILAGTIFFMTNYAFNAILVSKGDTKSYRNTLIVGFFANLILNPLFLYGFGPIPAMGIAGLAFATVVIQFMNSIYMLYKVLQTKLVHFNNLKYFYPNKKIYKDLLVQGFPSSSNIMIMSFGSMLLIYFVSLYGVKAVAGFGIGMRVEQLMLLPALGLSSAVLTLVSNNFGAKKYDRVKLILDKGLKYGFIISTFGIVFLYIFGKLIISQFDDDLAVINYGLEYTLVAVWIFYAYVTLFLCVSTLQGIKRPKMIFYIALYRQIVAKFIIAYAIVVIFNLDYIYLWIGVLVMIYSAAIFAYFYTKKLLTAYTI
- a CDS encoding LL-diaminopimelate aminotransferase yields the protein MFPEIEFERMKRLPNYVFAEVNNIKMEARRAGEDIIDFSMGNPDGPAPQHITDKLIEAATKPKNHGYSASAGIYKLRLAICNWYKRKYGVDYLDPNKHAVATMGSKEGYVHLVQAIVNVGDVAVVPDPTYPIHSYAFMLAGGAIHNFELPFDEESFKVDEDEFFERLNKTLRESIPKVKYVLVNFPHNPSCATVTPEFYQRLVDLAKQERFYIISDIAYADITFDGYKTPSIFQAEGALEVAVESFTLSKSYNMAGWRVGFIVGNEKLVGALKRIKSWLDYGMFTPIQVAATVALDGPQDCVAEHTEKYRKRRDIMVEAFKDAGWDMSVPNASMFIWAKIPEKARHLGSMEFSKQLLTEAKVAVSPGIGFGHYGDQYVRIALIENEKRIRQAAKNIKKYLNSL
- a CDS encoding homoserine dehydrogenase — protein: MKIGIIGVGTVGASVANILRDNKDIITARAGCEIVPAVGVVSSLSKKRDVTIELTDDVEKVLNDDSIDVIVELMGGIEKPYEIVKKALEKGKAVVTANKALLAYHRYELQEIAGDTAFEYEAAVAGGIPIINALRDGLTANNIQSIRGIMNGTCNYMLTKMIGEGIDYDTILKESQDLGYAEADPTFDVGGFDAAHKLLILGSIAYGIDAKPEDILIEGIQDISPEDIDFANEFNYSIKLLTIAKKVENEIELRVHPVLIPKEEMIAKVDGVMNGVSVIGDKVGETMYYGAGAGGDATASAVVANIIDIARRGKGSPMLGFEKPHGKNLKLMSKDNIETKYYLRLRVEDKAGVLAKIATILGERNISIEKMIQKPLNRTCAHILLSTHTSVEKNIVDALKTIEETKVVTAKPAMIRIED
- the rlmB gene encoding 23S rRNA (guanosine(2251)-2'-O)-methyltransferase RlmB produces the protein MIIYGKQVVLYVLDRHPNLIEEVMFSKDIEPKLFKRFTSLNKKIIKLDNKKAQSLAKGGNHQGFFLRLKEFETSSLKDIKDSDFVIVLDGLTDVGNIGAICRTAYSLGVNTIIASNVRQLNFEGIARTSSGALFDISFCHNPNSLDVANELKQNGFKLFGASMDGIDLKGFENNCEKTALVLGSEGDGLSNKMIKKLDQKISIKMSNDFDSLNVSVAGGILIYNLKK